ACTTGAAGCGTGTATGCGTATTCTGCATGGACGGACGATTGAGGAGAAATTTGTAAGATTGTGAAAATGGTCAAGGCTAACCAGAATAAGTAACTATGGACTGTTGACAGGCCATTTGATACATGCAACTGGACATTAGGACATGCTTTAGTCTCTATTTCCATGAACTAAAGGAAGCAAACAAATTCTTCACCATATCTTTTGATGCTTAAAGTGGCAAGATTTGTTCCTTAAAAGTGCCCTCTTCTTGCTTTTCAGATACACTACAGACATAACTAATATTAGAGGCTTTACACATGTTTTTGATCAATAGAAAATAGCTCACTgacaggaaaaagaaggaacatATACAAAGAGGGTCATCTGTTTGTGGAAAAGCAGGCCAGTTTATTACAGATAATGGACTAAATGCCCAGACATAAACTATTAATTAAGACTTGTATCTGCATCTATAGCCTACAATATGCAACTACAAAGAACATACAGAGAAGAAATGTACCTGGGGCAATGTAGCCATAGGACCCTGCGATCACGGACATGGACTCGTCGCTCTGGATCAACTTTGCCACCCCAAAATCAGCCACTCGGGCCTCCATCTCGGCATCCAACAATATGTTGCTGGGCTTGAGGTCACGGTGCACGATCAGGGGATCGCAGTCGTGGTGCAGATAGCATATCCCCTGAGCCACGCCGAGCGCAATCTTGTACCGAATCACCCAGTCAGCCCCCAAATTCTGATCCTTGTTCTTCCCATGCAACAGATCATCTAAATTGCCATTAGGCATGTACTCATAAAGCAGCATCGCGCACTCTCTGTTGCTGCAGCACCCCAGCAGTCTCACAATGTTCCTGTGCCTCACATTCCCCAACACTTCGACTTCAGCCAAGacccctctcctcctcctcaagtGCTCCTTCTGCTTCCCCCAGAGCTTCTTCACCGCTAAGATCTCGCCGCCTGGCATTTCAGCCTTGTACACCGTGCCTGCAGACCCCATCCCTATGATCTTTTCGGTCATTGACAGGCACTCCACCACGTCGTCCGCGGTAAAGTTCAGCCTCTGGAAGGCCGTCAGTTTCCATGGGCCGACCTCCCGTTCTTGATTATTAGTGAATCTAGTGCTATAGTGGGCATGGAAGCACCTAGTGCCTGCAATGAGAACGAATAGGCCTATGCCAAAGGCTGCCACAGTGATCCACACAATCGTGCCTGCAGTCTGCCTCGGCTGCTGCCGTCGCCGCACCTCCACGTCGCCCGCGCCAAGCATGTCGCTGGCGCATGGCTTTTCAAGGACGCCCCCACATAGGTCCCGGTTGCCTGAAAACGATGAGGGGTGCAAGTTTCTGAAGATTGTGCTGGAAGATGGTATTGGCCCAGTGAGCTGATTGAATGACACATTGAAGCTTTCCAATGTCCTGCAATTGTCGAAATTCGAAGGGATGCTTCCGTTCAGGAGGTTATGGGAAAGGTCGACGTTAGTGATTGAAGGAAGCGTGGATATCTCCCCAGGAATAATGCCCATCAGCACGTTCCTACTtaagttgagagagagaagctttTCGCAGTGGCCAATGTCCCAAGGAATGCTACCATTTAGTGAATTCCCTCCTAATTCGATCTTGTACACACTTTTGCACCCGGTGAAGTCAGGAATCTTGCCTGTGAGTTTGGACGAACTTGCCAAGAGAACTTGCAATTTAGGCCCGCCCCATATGTTATGGGGCAAGTCGTCTCGAAGGAATTATCTGATATGTCGAGGTACTCCAGAGCTGCTGCATTGCCGAGATCATCAGGAATTTGGCCACTGAAGCCGTTCTTGCTTAATTCCATGAACGTTAGATTCGGTAAGAGCCCGAAACCTCGAGGGATCGACCCGTTTAGCATGTTGTCATGGATCCTTAACCTATTCAAAGCTGTGCAGTTTGCCAGAGAAGCAGGAAGCTCATTTTCAAACATGTTGGAGAAGAGGACGAGCTTCACTAACTTATTTCCTCGGCAAAGATTCGGTGGGATTCTTCCTCTGAGGGAATTGGACGACACATCAAGCCAAGTCAAATTCGAACTCAAGCCGAGCTTCTGCGGCAGGATTCCAGTAAGAGAGTTGTTCCAGAGCTCCAAGATACCCAAGTTTGGGAGCTCGCCGATTCCGGCTGGTATTTCGCCGCTCAGGTTGTTGTTCATTAATCTCAAATTGGTCAGCTTCTTCAATGTGCCCAAGCCTTCCGGTATCATCCCCGAGAGCTGATTCTCTGATAAATCGAGAGCTTGTAGCGCTTCCAGTTGACCGAAACTTGGTGGGATCTCGCTGGTCAAGTGATTCTTGAATAATAATATCGTCTCCAACTTAGTCAAGTTTCCGAGCTCTGGCGTCAGTGGACCAGAAAGATTGGCACTTGAGATGTCCAAGTACTTGAGATTCGATAGAAGTGCAAATTCTGAGGGGACACCGCTGTTGTAGTGGTTGTACCCGATTTCCAGGTGCTCTAATTGAAGCAAGAATCCTAATTGAGGTGGAATTTGTCCTCCCAGGAAATTTCCATGCAGATAAAGAGACTTCAGCCTTGGAAAACCGCCATAGCCTGGCGGAATCTCGCCTTCGAAGTAGCTTCCCCCAAGGTTGAGGTACTCTAGGAATCCAAGTCCGATAACCTCCTGCGGAAGTGGGCCGGTGAAGTTGTTGCTGTAAGCATTGAAGATCCTCAGGGACTTTAGCTTTGATATTTCCAGTGGGAGGCTTGAGTTGAAGGAGTTGTGGCTGATGTCCAGTGTCCGGAGCTCTGTCAGCTCAAATGTGACTGCTTGAAGAGGCCCCTCGAAGGCATTCCCACTCAGATTCAAGTGGGCTAAGCCCGACAGATACCGGATATCAGCTGGGATCACACCGGAGAGGTTGCGGCGAGAGAGGTCGAGGGACACGACTAGAGATCTCTCGGCGTTGCACTTCACGCCGGACCATGAGCACCAGATGGGGTCCTGGAGATTCGGGTTGGAGAACACCGGAGTAGGGTCCCAATCACGGAACGTCGAAAGAGGGTCTTTGAGGGATGATTtcaaggagaggagagagataagCTGGAGAGGAAGAGAACTGGAGAGTGTTACGGATGATGGGGTGAGGAAGCAATAGGAGAATGCAAGAAGGAAGAGGAGTGGGAGTTTCATGGCTTCTGGGATCTTGTCAGACAAGTTTCGGAGGTGTTGAGAGAGGCAAAATCAAGGTCATCGAGGCTTGGATCTTGAGAACAAGTGCTTTCTGAGAGTGGCGATTCATGATTACTTTCTTCGAGTGGAGCATGAAGGATTTCTGTACCAGTTCTTGTTCTACTTGTCTCTTTTTTTATGGGGGAGGTGGGCTACTCCAAATTTGTATTGCTCTCTTCCttgtattctctctctctcctctcctctcctctcctctcatcatcattcctcttcctttctctcacCTCAGTTTCTACTTTTGTCTGATGTCCATCCTATACTTTAGGGTTTTCCTTGGatttttttcctcacttttctttttctcctaaCTTTTTAATCATTCCTTGCTTGCTTTTTCTTTGGGCTCACAGATTAATTGATCACTAtgaatacatatatatttgtttctCACTTGATCCAAGAAAGTAGAGAATTCAATTTTCCCACCAAATCCCAAAACTGAtgtttgaacaatttttatgcTTTCCTTTGGGTGCTGTCGGTgtctccgtttttttttttctattctttcccAATTTAAATATATAGAGCTACCTTAGGAGGCGACCTGTTCCGCTGCTCCATGCATGGACCACACTCAATTAATTAGCAGCAAATCGCTTGGTCAATATCCTAACTAATCAAAATTTGCCCCATGCAATGATCGAATCATTGAAAACATAACTAGATAAAAGTATGATTAAGAAGTTCAAACCAGAAGGCAcctgattggttgtgatgataACCATCTAATATGCAGACTATCATTTGTTCTATAACAATTATCTGACCACCAATATCATTTTGAATAATGAGCTCATGAGATTTTATGCATAAAATCGAAGCAACGAGCAAATTGATCTAGTCACTTGTCCCTTgtaaccaaagaatctatcttCTTTCTTACTTTAGATGCCTTATCCAAATACTATTTATTGCTCAAACAATTCAAACTTTACCCCAATATATATATCCATTTAAATTAACATTTTCCTATACATGCCAAGGCTAAATGGTAGGCCCCAGGTTAATGGGACGTAAGTGAGTGTGCCATCAAGACTGAAAGAATATACCAAAAACTTCGAGTTGCCCTCCAGCCAGTTTGACTTGGGTAAAGCTGATGATCCATCATGCCCATTGTTTACTTTGTATCATGGATGTTCCTAAAAGTATTTCTGGGTATGAGCAATAAAGCTTCAAACGCAATCATTTTCACTCATTTTATAATTCCACATAAACCAAGACTATCATGCATCCTTCCATCTAAGACCTTTTCCTCCAATTACCATGTGCTTATGTTTATGTACCCAATTTGTTTGTTAGTGCATGGACCCTAGCATGGGATGGTAACAGTTCTATAATTGGAACCGTTGGAAGTATGATATGGGATAAAACACATATGGAATTCTACGTCTTCTTTTGCAGTCGGAGGGCACTCTTGATTTTTCAACCAAGAAATATTGAATTGCTACAAGAAAGCAACATGAAATGGACTacctcaaaaatagaaattcgatAAGAATCAAGATCAATTATTAAGAACATACAAGCCACTCAATTGATGAAGATAGTCTTATTGAATGAATATGTTGAGCTAAATGGAATTCATATTCACAAGGTTAAGGTGACATTTCAGCAGAGAATCTAATTCTCTTGTATTGCCTTTCTTGCCCCCAAACTCTCGAGAATATGTGGCCTTGTTCATGATGAGAAATTACATACAAGATTCAATTTGAAAAGATGTAGTTAAGCTTTCAAGGAAGTCAAAATTTACAACGGTGagatttctttgttcttttccttaatCTCCTTCAACCCAAATGGTAACTTGGCACAACTCactaagatttaaaaaaaaaaaaagaggaaacatGCACCAAAAAGggtaaaagagaaaagtaaaaagaaaagaaaagaatagtaATATTGTACCCTAAAATCTATTAACTTACCAAGCTAGTAATCAATCCGATGGATGGCGTCACTAACATGCTTGAATATAGACTTATGATTTTATCATATGGTTTTACAAACTAATCCCAATTACCTACCATCATTCGATTTCGTGGGCATTTATTAACACATAATCACACTTCCATATGTAATCAAAGACTCATTTCATTCCGCGAGAGGATGATGGAGTCAAGGGGCAATTCACGAACGAACTGTGGAAGAAAACGCAGCACCGGCACAAAAGCTGCAACTGGGACTGGCGTGCTCTTGTTGAGCTTTGCTTTCTTTGATGGCGGAGAcggaaaagggggaaaaggagaggaaagtaatgaaatcaaaatttggTGGGTCAGTGGGCCCAAGGAGTTACCGGGTGTGATGTTTTGATTGGACCCCGAATTGGTCACTTTGTCTCCCTCATACCCTTCACCCACTCCCCCTGCCTtcctcaattttcctttttcattctttttttcacttttcggCAATAgccctttttattattattttatattaacaaaaatataaattttctttgcaaGGCTATCTCAATTTGGTTGGTTCTAGTAAAATGCatctaaataatttatttctaatcTCTCTAGGTTCAATAAATACATGGATCATTGGAGGGCAAGGTCGCTATTTGGTCTCTCTCTTCGGAACTTATATTATAACACATGGACAATTTATAATATATTGTACATCCAAGTCCAAATGCTAGCCAAACTAAAAGATTTCCTTCCTTGATGTCCTGTAAGTCCTTCATTTTACGATGGACCTAACATAATCCAATCTTAGTTGTACTCTCTTTGCACGACAATCTTCATTTTGTGATGGACCTAACATAATCAAGGTTGCTATatggcctctctctctttggaACTTATATTATAACATATGGACAATTGATAATATAATGTAATTCGTTTTGAAACTTATTGTATATCCAAGTCCAAATGCTGgccaaactaaaaaaaaaattgcttcctTGATATCCTACAAGTCCTTCATTTTGCGTTGGACCTAACATAATCCAATCTTAGTTCTACGATATTTGCACGCCCCAAAAGTTTCTTCCATATTAAAAGTGAGAGCCAACACTAAAATTTCTCCCGTGCCGCTTATTTGTTGAGCTTATATGCTCATAATAAAGATATTACTGAGGAATGGTCAACATAAAACGCGCTCATTGCATACTAATTTAAAAAGATTATCCGTGTCACATCAGCTTGCTTGCATGGGCCTACTTCAAAAGGCAAAGGAGCATTGCaactttgcttttcattttagAAGACGGTGGATGGAAGGCGAGGCGTGCTTCGTCTCAGACCATGCGTGATTCTTTTTGGGTCTCAACTCCAATGCTTCATTTGTTACACAGCATAAATTCAATGCCCTTTCCTGCATCAACCTTTGGTTTTCCTTCACTAAAAGAGCTGCTACTCATCAGCATTGATACATGAGACTCGAGGACCTAAAACAACGTCTCATGTTCTGATTCCAAGGCACACCTCGAAAAGTCAATTTCTAGAGGATTTCGCGTTCCTaggagaaaaaataatgaagggAGAAAGCAACTCTTGCAGAGACACTTTGAAGTTGGAGAAATAGTGAAAGCTGCCAACTGAACTGTtgggaggaagagaaatctatGAACTTGTAGATACATACATGTTTCATTCTATTTGCGAGTGTTTGGGGCTTGTTTCCTAGAATTCTTTTGAAAACTAGGGTTTTTTAAGATCCAAGCAGTCTCACCAGAAGCCAAGACACCGCTAAGTCATATGCAATCTACACGAGTGGTGCTGCACCTCATAAACTCTTTATAGCATGAACATAATCTAGAGACATGCTTATTGACCTTCGTAAGATGCAGCAATAGAAAACTTCACACGGTGCATCATCAAAGGCGTGTATGTCTGTAAATAGATTGTGTCCCCGCAGCACACGCAAGCGAGGTCTATTTTTCAGcggaaaaaaatggatttttactGTGGAATTGGTGGAAAGGTGAAAACTCCAGCATGCCATCAGAACAACGGGCGGCAATGATGTTACTTTACTGCATGACTAGAAGAATCCTATGTTAATAGGCATGCCGAGACATGATAGCAAAGACAATGAATCTGCATAGCTTCCTTATCTTACTACTATTTTTCACAGTGCACATGCAGGGCGCGCGCGTACTGTTACACGATCAAAATGGGACTAGGGAAAGGGTGAAAAACGGAGGTGAAATCAGAAGTGAGATCCTCCTTGATGCAGCTATAAGAGAAATTCCTCCATAATTGTGGGAACGACAAAAGAGAATGATGAAAGAATTGAAACATTCTCAATAATGTCAAGTTTGCCAATACAAAAGGGTGGCAAGTGACTGGGACCTGCACTGGCTCATCCACAGTAAGTCTATGtttgacctctctctctctctctctctctctctcatgcgaCACAACATCCGCAAAAGTGGAGAACAAAATGATGAGGATTTGAAGGTTGAGTGGAACTAGGCATGTGAGGGCTTGCCTTTAAGTCAAGATAGCATCCCACAAAACCAAATTAGAGATTGATATGTTAGACATCTGAGGATAACTTTTCAGCCTTGAAGAAACCATATCTACTTGTACGgtttatataatttataaaacgTTAAGGAGAAATAACCAATCAAATGAGTGTTCTTGTTCAGTAGGTTAATTGGTAAGAAATGGGATTTATCTTCAAAACGAAAGACCCTAATAATCCATGTTAGGAAAAACCTATCCAGTATTTATCAGCACGACGTAACAGAATAACTCTAGCTCACCTCTCTTTCGCATTCTCCCTCTATTTCGTGttctttccaaaattaataGAATGAATGAGCAGATAAACGAATTCCTTGAAAACCCTATCTAGGCTATCACAGATGAACAGCTCCATCCGGGTGGATGTTTTCATCGTGGATACACCAAACAACCAATATGCTAAAGTAGAGCTGGCCAATGCCCatgatttcctttccttttatcaTGACCACTTGGGTAGGGTAATAATTTTAGCCTTTGACAAATGTGTAGCGACGAAGATTACTGTAGGGATTATCCATGTGACCCACGGGCAATTCACAATgattatatcatttgaaatctCGATTCACTGCAGACTCTTTTGGGGTCAAGATAAGGGGAAACCAAGAGGATGGAAAAAGGACCTTAATGACGGTCCCATGTCATCATTGCATGCCATCACCCATCATTTGGTGTTGctaatgaaaaaaggaaaagatgctTTAACATGACAATAAATAGGAGAGAGCCGCCCACTCACTTTGTGAGGGCATACTGATGCAAGTAGAAAACTACctaatcaatttcaaatttaacttATAAATAtcgattcaatcttaaatttatcaatttaaatctaaatatttatatgaaattttaatataatcatttcattcaattttcacTGAAAACCACTGACATTGTGGTATTTATGGCTAGCGATGATTACATCACCGCATCGATGATTTCTAACAAAAATTAAGCGGAAGGATTATGTTGGAATTTTATGTAAAAGTTTACaacttgacaaaattgaaaattttgacaaaattgaaaattttaaacttgaattagaatctttaaaaaagttttaaaacggATTAGGTGATTTTCTCGAGAGGAGATGTACATGCTATTTGACGAAAGATGTGTTCATCCATTACAGAACAATATTTAACTTCCCGtaaattttttccttgaaaagtaGGAACGTTTGAGAACTGGACTACTAGCATTTGAAAGCCATTCTGCTGCAATCAAGTTTCTTCGGTCAGTGAGTCTATGAATCCATGATGCTCTACTCTAGCCTGACATCAGCTTCTGCCTTCCAGCAATTTGAAGCAAAAGGCCTCCGTGAAAATATGCATTCAAGAATCTTACCTCCAATGCCAAATCTAAAGATGTCATCACCCTGTTTTTGGAAAGTTGAATTCACTTTGGATTGAGGAGTGCCTGGTCTAAATCTAATGATAGGAATCAATCCctttttcctgcttttctacTTGAAGCTCTTAAGGATCATAATTACCatttaaatctatttctggcCTCTTACAGTGAAATTCGAGGGCAATTGAGCATGTCGCAGGCGTCATCTAAATCATTCCTTGTGCCCCTCTTCGTCGTCAatctaatttgcttttcatcgtCAAACATTGCCCACAGGTGTAGACCACCACCTGCAAG
The sequence above is drawn from the Eucalyptus grandis isolate ANBG69807.140 chromosome 11, ASM1654582v1, whole genome shotgun sequence genome and encodes:
- the LOC104424351 gene encoding LOW QUALITY PROTEIN: leucine-rich repeat receptor-like protein kinase TDR (The sequence of the model RefSeq protein was modified relative to this genomic sequence to represent the inferred CDS: inserted 1 base in 1 codon) is translated as MKLPLLFLLAFSYCFLTPSSVTLSSSLPLQLISLLSLKSSLKDPLSTFRDWDPTPVFSNPNLQDPIWCSWSGVKCNAERSLVVSLDLSRRNLSGVIPADIRYLSGLAHLNLSGNAFEGPLQAVTFELTELRTLDISHNSFNSSLPLEISKLKSLRIFNAYSNNFTGPLPQEVIGLGFLEYLNLGGSYFEGEIPPGYGGFPRLKSLYLHGNFLGGQIPPQLGFLLQLEHLEIGYNHYNSGVPSEFALLSNLKYLDISSANLSGPLTPELGNLTKLETILLFKNHLTSEIPPSFGQLEALQALDLSENQLSGMIPEGLGTLKKLTNLRLMNNNLSGEIPAGIGELPNLGILELWNNSLTGILPQKLGLSSNLTWLDVSSNSLRGRIPPNLCRGNKLVKLVLFSNMFENELPASLANCTALNRLRIHDNMLNGSIPRGFGLLPNLTFMELSKNGFSGQIPDDLGNAAALEYLDISDNSFEXDLPHNIWGGPKLQVLLASSSKLTGKIPDFTGCKSVYKIELGGNSLNGSIPWDIGHCEKLLSLNLSRNVLMGIIPGEISTLPSITNVDLSHNLLNGSIPSNFDNCRTLESFNVSFNQLTGPIPSSSTIFRNLHPSSFSGNRDLCGGVLEKPCASDMLGAGDVEVRRRQQPRQTAGTIVWITVAAFGIGLFVLIAGTRCFHAHYSTRFTNNQEREVGPWKLTAFQRLNFTADDVVECLSMTEKIIGMGSAGTVYKAEMPGGEILAVKKLWGKQKEHLRRRRGVLAEVEVLGNVRHRNIVRLLGCCSNRECAMLLYEYMPNGNLDDLLHGKNKDQNLGADWVIRYKIALGVAQGICYLHHDCDPLIVHRDLKPSNILLDAEMEARVADFGVAKLIQSDESMSVIAGSYGYIAPEYAYTLQVDEKSDIYSYGVVLMELLSGKRSVDPEFGEGNSIVDWVRSKIKTKDGVLDVLDGDAGATCTSVREEMIQMLRIALLCTSKNPADRPSMRDVVLMLQEARPNRKLPGHLTINIQENGGGGGPQKPALGC